A single genomic interval of Phocoenobacter uteri harbors:
- the mltG gene encoding endolytic transglycosylase MltG, with translation MFKKILFVVVVLLGIISASIYQYFQVLKQPVQASSSPFLIVERGTSSKRLADILVEQKLSKPSMLLPYILRFDPKFKRFKAGVFSLEKISTLEDLLIHINGTQEAQLSLRFVAGRTFNDWQKEWQGAEFLKQTLKNKSEPEIAKLLGIEQPKLEGWLAPNTYNYIPYSTDLALLKRLYKRQKRILDKAWQNRDKNLPLSTPYEMLILASIVEKETAKADERPQVASVFVNRLRIKMRLQTDPTVIYGMGDKYHGNITKRDLRTTTEYNTYRIDGLPPTPIAMPSEEAINAVAHPDTTPYFYFVADGTGGHKFSKTLKEHNQAVQEYLKWLRSKKDK, from the coding sequence ATGTTTAAAAAAATTCTCTTTGTGGTTGTTGTCTTGCTAGGAATTATATCAGCCAGCATTTATCAATATTTTCAAGTGCTTAAACAGCCTGTTCAAGCAAGTAGTTCTCCTTTTCTGATTGTTGAAAGAGGCACATCAAGTAAGCGATTAGCGGATATTTTGGTGGAGCAAAAATTATCTAAGCCCTCAATGTTACTTCCTTACATTTTACGTTTTGATCCAAAGTTTAAACGCTTTAAAGCAGGTGTATTCTCATTAGAAAAAATTTCTACCTTAGAAGATTTATTAATTCACATTAACGGTACGCAAGAAGCACAACTTTCGCTACGTTTTGTAGCTGGTAGAACCTTTAACGATTGGCAAAAAGAATGGCAAGGGGCTGAATTTTTAAAACAGACGTTAAAAAATAAATCAGAGCCTGAAATTGCAAAATTATTAGGCATTGAGCAACCAAAATTAGAAGGTTGGCTCGCACCAAATACTTACAATTACATTCCTTATTCCACTGATCTTGCTTTGTTAAAACGTCTGTATAAAAGACAAAAACGCATTTTAGATAAAGCTTGGCAAAATCGTGATAAAAATCTACCGCTTAGTACACCTTATGAAATGCTGATTTTGGCATCTATTGTGGAGAAAGAAACCGCAAAAGCGGATGAGCGTCCACAAGTTGCGTCTGTTTTTGTGAATCGTTTAAGAATAAAAATGCGATTACAAACAGATCCAACGGTAATTTATGGGATGGGCGATAAATATCACGGCAATATTACCAAGCGAGATTTACGCACGACAACAGAGTATAATACTTATCGAATTGATGGTTTACCGCCAACTCCTATCGCAATGCCGAGTGAGGAAGCAATCAATGCTGTAGCACATCCTGACACGACGCCATATTTCTACTTTGTAGCAGATGGTACAGGGGGGCATAAATTTAGTAAAACACTAAAAGAGCATAACCAAGCCGTACAAGAATATTTAAAATGGTTGAGATCAAAAAAGGATAAATAA
- the rraB gene encoding ribonuclease E inhibitor RraB has product MYNQAELDLETNEIITNLFNDGSDPKALYIVEHHIAHRDFDKLEKLVIDIFKLGYEIADAEEFEEEDGSTIFCCDVVSEIELKPELIAKQQQEILPLIEKAGAEYEGWGTYFEDPNAPDDEADDVEFFDDDEE; this is encoded by the coding sequence ATGTATAATCAAGCAGAATTAGATTTAGAAACCAACGAAATTATCACCAATTTATTTAATGACGGAAGCGATCCAAAGGCACTTTATATCGTGGAACACCACATTGCTCACCGTGATTTTGATAAATTAGAAAAATTAGTGATCGATATTTTTAAATTGGGTTACGAAATTGCGGATGCGGAAGAGTTTGAAGAAGAAGACGGTTCAACTATTTTCTGTTGTGATGTAGTGTCTGAAATTGAGTTAAAACCTGAATTGATCGCAAAACAACAGCAAGAAATTTTACCTTTAATTGAAAAAGCAGGTGCTGAATACGAAGGTTGGGGAACTTATTTTGAAGATCCGAACGCACCTGATGACGAAGCCGATGACGTTGAATTCTTTGATGACGACGAGGAATAA
- a CDS encoding YggT family protein, with translation MDFIIQLLHIVISFFSFVLILRAWLEFCRVSPSLPISQSLIRLTKAMVNPVSKVIPNVRGNINISAILIAIVITALFFFFFVQVPITAAVAVGLLSVVKTFGQILFFTTLIRALMSWVTQGNHPLDYTISQITEPVLGLIRRFLPRTGMLDFSVMILAFILLGLNQAFYNIFGLIWAIA, from the coding sequence ATGGATTTTATCATTCAATTATTACACATTGTTATTAGCTTTTTTAGCTTCGTACTCATTTTGCGTGCGTGGCTAGAATTTTGCCGAGTAAGCCCAAGTTTGCCGATTTCACAATCGTTGATTCGCTTAACCAAAGCAATGGTGAATCCTGTCAGTAAAGTCATTCCAAATGTGCGTGGTAACATCAATATTTCTGCAATTTTAATTGCGATCGTCATCACTGCCTTATTCTTCTTTTTCTTTGTGCAGGTTCCAATTACCGCAGCGGTTGCCGTTGGTTTATTGAGTGTAGTTAAAACCTTTGGACAAATTCTATTCTTTACAACCTTAATTCGTGCTTTAATGAGTTGGGTAACGCAAGGGAATCATCCTTTAGATTACACTATTTCACAAATTACAGAACCTGTGTTAGGGTTAATTCGTCGTTTCTTACCAAGAACGGGGATGTTAGATTTTTCAGTGATGATTTTAGCTTTTATTTTATTAGGATTAAACCAAGCGTTTTATAATATTTTTGGTTTAATTTGGGCGATAGCATAA
- a CDS encoding DUF805 domain-containing protein: MIWYKALFSFEGRLNRQGFWIGFGLNFVFLLIMANIIIGTQVLTTLTVLPLLISFYSLLAIIIKRLHDRNRSAKEVAILLTPILCYVASSATEGKMAWALGVVMPVFICTVLLLEWGCFKSFPEANEYGEQGLSFKLK; the protein is encoded by the coding sequence ATGATTTGGTATAAAGCACTTTTTTCATTTGAAGGGCGTTTGAATCGTCAAGGTTTTTGGATTGGTTTTGGACTAAATTTTGTCTTTTTATTGATAATGGCGAATATCATTATTGGCACACAGGTTCTAACCACACTGACGGTTTTACCTCTTTTGATTTCTTTTTATAGCTTACTTGCGATTATTATCAAACGTTTACACGATCGAAATCGCTCGGCAAAAGAAGTGGCTATTCTTCTTACACCAATATTATGTTATGTCGCATCATCGGCAACCGAAGGTAAAATGGCGTGGGCATTGGGCGTGGTTATGCCTGTGTTTATTTGCACCGTTTTACTCTTAGAATGGGGTTGCTTTAAGAGTTTTCCAGAAGCCAATGAATATGGCGAACAAGGGCTTTCATTTAAGTTAAAATAA
- the yihA gene encoding ribosome biogenesis GTP-binding protein YihA/YsxC codes for MTTKLNYHKTHFITSAPDIDHLPEDTGIEVAFAGRSNAGKSTALNVLTNRKSLAKTSKTPGRTQLINLFEVEPNCKIVDLPGYGYAAVPEQMKIKWQKSLGEYLQKRECLKGIVILMDIRHPLKDLDQQMIEWAVASNLPILLFLTKADKLNQSQRSKQLKMVREAILPFQGDIEVQCYSALKRFGIDKLADKLNSWFAESELSEPEDLDVQTEE; via the coding sequence ATGACAACAAAATTAAATTATCACAAAACGCATTTCATCACGAGTGCACCGGATATCGATCATCTTCCAGAAGATACAGGGATCGAAGTGGCATTTGCAGGGCGTTCAAATGCGGGTAAATCAACGGCATTAAACGTGCTAACAAACCGAAAAAGCCTTGCAAAAACCTCAAAAACACCGGGACGAACCCAGTTAATCAACTTATTTGAAGTTGAACCAAACTGTAAAATCGTGGATTTACCGGGGTATGGTTATGCGGCAGTGCCAGAGCAGATGAAGATCAAATGGCAAAAATCACTTGGGGAATATCTGCAAAAACGTGAATGTCTAAAAGGGATCGTGATCCTAATGGATATTCGTCATCCGTTAAAAGATCTCGATCAGCAAATGATCGAATGGGCAGTGGCCTCAAATTTACCGATTTTGCTTTTTTTAACCAAAGCGGATAAATTAAATCAAAGTCAGCGTAGCAAACAGTTAAAAATGGTGCGTGAGGCAATTTTACCGTTTCAGGGTGACATTGAAGTGCAATGCTACTCCGCATTAAAACGCTTTGGCATTGATAAATTAGCAGACAAACTTAACAGCTGGTTTGCGGAAAGTGAGCTTTCTGAACCAGAAGATTTAGACGTACAAACAGAGGAATAA
- the tmk gene encoding dTMP kinase, with protein MIKGKFIVIEGLEGAGKTNAQQIVMASLQAHNIEFITTREPGGTPIAEALRNLWKEGIGDEHTTDKAELLMLYAARTQLVETIIQPALDKGIWVVGDRHDMSTQAYQGGGRGLSDDLLTSIKTAILGDFEPVLTVYLDLDPTIGLERAKGRGELDRIEQQHIDFFHRTRTRYLQLTEHNPKAIVINAAQSLEQVSADIKTKFEAWLQENHSML; from the coding sequence ATGATAAAAGGAAAATTTATTGTTATTGAAGGGCTTGAGGGGGCGGGAAAAACCAATGCTCAGCAAATTGTAATGGCAAGTTTACAAGCCCACAATATTGAATTTATTACGACCCGTGAACCAGGTGGCACACCGATTGCAGAAGCTTTACGTAACCTTTGGAAAGAAGGGATTGGTGACGAACATACCACAGATAAAGCCGAATTGTTAATGCTTTATGCAGCACGCACTCAGCTTGTGGAAACCATTATTCAGCCTGCATTGGATAAAGGGATTTGGGTTGTTGGGGATCGTCACGATATGTCCACTCAAGCCTATCAAGGTGGCGGGCGTGGATTAAGTGATGATTTACTTACATCAATCAAAACCGCGATTCTTGGTGATTTTGAGCCTGTTTTAACGGTCTATCTTGACCTTGATCCTACAATCGGTTTAGAGCGTGCTAAAGGACGTGGTGAGTTGGATCGCATTGAACAACAGCATATCGACTTCTTCCATCGCACTCGCACTCGTTATTTACAGTTAACAGAGCATAACCCTAAGGCAATAGTTATCAATGCAGCACAGTCCTTAGAGCAAGTGTCTGCTGACATTAAAACTAAGTTTGAAGCGTGGTTGCAAGAGAATCATTCAATGTTATAA
- a CDS encoding tRNA1(Val) (adenine(37)-N6)-methyltransferase, giving the protein MKKANGFQFKQFVIAQDRCAMKVNTDGILLGCIADVEDCEHILDIGTGTGLITLMLAQRSTKTQAKIIGLEIEPNAYAQSIENVQNCAWHPRIQIEHQDLLKFKPTQKFDLIVSNPPYFEHSLASRSNERDLARSITQEHTQSHFQWLQKASELLTEQGKISFILPVDMAQKLMKQAPDCNLYCCETWEITTKQTKAPKRMVVTFAKQNFCKKPQKNDRFFITIYDENNQYTEQFKLLTKDFYLAF; this is encoded by the coding sequence TGTTATTGCACAAGATCGCTGTGCGATGAAGGTTAATACAGACGGCATTTTACTTGGCTGTATTGCTGATGTAGAAGACTGTGAACACATTTTGGATATCGGCACTGGCACAGGCTTGATCACCCTTATGCTGGCGCAACGCAGTACAAAAACACAAGCGAAGATTATCGGTTTAGAAATTGAACCAAATGCATATGCACAATCCATTGAAAACGTCCAAAACTGTGCTTGGCATCCTCGTATTCAAATTGAACATCAAGATTTACTCAAATTTAAACCAACACAAAAATTTGATTTAATTGTATCCAATCCGCCTTACTTTGAGCATAGCTTGGCAAGCCGTTCCAACGAGCGAGATTTAGCCCGTTCGATTACCCAAGAGCATACTCAAAGCCATTTTCAATGGTTACAAAAAGCGTCAGAATTATTGACAGAACAAGGAAAAATCAGTTTTATTTTACCCGTTGATATGGCACAAAAATTGATGAAACAAGCCCCTGATTGTAACCTTTATTGTTGTGAAACGTGGGAAATTACCACCAAACAAACCAAAGCCCCAAAACGAATGGTGGTGACTTTTGCTAAACAAAATTTTTGTAAAAAACCACAAAAAAATGACCGCTTCTTCATCACGATTTACGACGAAAATAATCAATACACTGAACAGTTTAAATTATTAACGAAGGATTTTTATTTGGCATTTTAG